One stretch of Aquimarina sp. Aq107 DNA includes these proteins:
- a CDS encoding DUF885 family protein gives MIKAKFTLLSFCFLLFISACKNTSEEIKPLVSAEEQIEIHSKKLNDWFETQFQEEVAESPMMQTYLGVKTEDYGKWDDVSSKKEVKDLDKAKRRLRYLNDSIDITKLNKATALSYRLMKEDLRNEIDDFQYRFYDYPINQMHGMQAEIPAFLINMHKIENKNDADAYISRLEGMDELFAQQSENIKIREKNGIVPPKFVFAKVLNDCRNLVTGKPFDDSNNESTLLSDFKSKIEKLEISEEAKDSLVFKAELALKGDVKTAYDQLITFLEDQQQRATTEDGAWKFPKGNAFYNNALRRTTTTNMTAEEIHQLGLDEVARIHKEMKDIMTELKYEGTLQDFFKFMKEDERFYYSNDEAGREEYLKRAVGLIDNMKSRMDELFITKPKADIIVKAVEPFREKSAGKAFYQRGTPDGSRPGTYYANLYDMEAMPKYQMEALAYHEGIPGHHMQISIAQELENIPKFRKFGGYTAYVEGWGLYNEFLPKEIGLYNDPYSNFGRLAMELWRACRLVVDTGIHTKKWTREDGIKYYTDNTPNAESDAIKMVERHIVMPGQATAYKIGMNKILELREAARSKLGNELFDIREFHDVVLTNGAVPLTILEELVNEWIASKSETLETKKTS, from the coding sequence ATGATTAAAGCAAAATTTACTTTGTTATCTTTTTGCTTCTTACTATTTATTTCTGCCTGTAAGAATACTAGTGAGGAGATTAAACCTTTAGTGTCTGCTGAAGAACAAATCGAGATACACTCTAAAAAACTTAATGATTGGTTTGAGACTCAGTTTCAAGAAGAAGTAGCTGAATCTCCTATGATGCAAACGTATTTAGGTGTAAAAACAGAAGATTATGGTAAATGGGATGATGTTTCTTCTAAAAAAGAAGTAAAAGACCTAGATAAAGCTAAAAGAAGATTGAGGTATTTAAATGATTCAATTGATATTACTAAACTAAACAAAGCGACTGCTTTGAGTTATCGATTGATGAAAGAAGATTTAAGAAATGAAATAGATGATTTTCAATATCGTTTTTATGATTACCCTATAAATCAAATGCATGGAATGCAAGCAGAAATCCCAGCTTTTTTGATCAATATGCATAAAATAGAAAATAAGAATGATGCAGATGCTTATATTTCAAGACTGGAAGGAATGGATGAGCTATTTGCGCAGCAATCAGAAAATATTAAGATCAGGGAAAAGAATGGAATTGTTCCTCCTAAGTTCGTTTTTGCTAAGGTTCTTAATGATTGCCGTAATCTAGTAACAGGTAAACCATTTGATGATTCGAACAACGAAAGCACATTATTATCTGATTTCAAATCTAAAATAGAGAAATTAGAGATTTCAGAAGAAGCAAAGGATAGTTTGGTTTTTAAAGCTGAGTTGGCTTTAAAAGGAGATGTAAAAACCGCCTATGATCAATTAATTACTTTCTTAGAAGATCAGCAACAAAGAGCTACTACAGAAGATGGAGCTTGGAAATTTCCAAAGGGTAATGCGTTTTATAATAATGCTTTAAGACGAACTACTACTACCAATATGACTGCAGAAGAAATTCATCAACTTGGATTAGATGAGGTGGCTAGGATTCATAAGGAGATGAAAGATATTATGACCGAGCTTAAGTATGAAGGAACGTTGCAAGACTTTTTTAAATTCATGAAAGAAGATGAAAGATTTTATTACAGTAATGACGAAGCTGGCAGAGAAGAATACCTTAAAAGAGCAGTGGGGTTAATAGATAATATGAAATCTAGAATGGATGAACTATTTATCACTAAACCCAAAGCGGATATTATTGTGAAAGCAGTAGAACCTTTTAGAGAAAAAAGTGCTGGAAAAGCATTTTATCAAAGAGGAACTCCTGATGGATCAAGACCAGGAACTTATTATGCAAACCTTTATGATATGGAAGCAATGCCGAAATATCAGATGGAGGCTCTTGCATACCACGAAGGAATACCAGGACATCATATGCAAATTTCTATCGCGCAAGAATTAGAAAATATTCCAAAATTCAGAAAGTTTGGTGGATATACTGCGTATGTAGAAGGATGGGGGTTATACAATGAGTTCTTACCAAAGGAAATAGGACTTTATAATGATCCATATTCTAATTTTGGAAGGTTAGCAATGGAGCTGTGGAGAGCTTGTAGACTAGTAGTAGATACTGGGATACATACTAAGAAATGGACGAGAGAGGATGGAATTAAATATTATACAGATAATACTCCAAATGCCGAGAGTGATGCCATAAAAATGGTAGAAAGACATATCGTAATGCCAGGTCAAGCCACCGCTTATAAAATAGGAATGAATAAAATTCTAGAACTAAGAGAAGCTGCTAGATCTAAACTAGGGAATGAATTATTTGATATACGAGAGTTTCATGATGTGGTTTTGACAAATGGTGCAGTACCACTTACGATACTTGAAGAATTAGTGAATGAATGGATAGCATCTAAGAGTGAAACATTAGAAACTAAAAAAACAAGTTGA